A window of the Bacillus marinisedimentorum genome harbors these coding sequences:
- a CDS encoding ACT domain-containing protein yields MSHSDQQFYLVSEDILPEAMKKTLEAKALLERGKAENVSEAVNMVDLSRSAFYKYRDRVFPFHTMVKEQIISLFFHLEDRSGTLSHLLGIVAGAGGNVLTIHQTIPLQGRANVTLSLDTSGLKIEIDELINRLRKMEFVEQVDILGTGA; encoded by the coding sequence ATGTCCCATTCAGATCAACAATTTTATCTTGTAAGTGAAGATATTTTGCCGGAAGCGATGAAAAAGACGCTTGAGGCCAAAGCACTTTTGGAACGGGGAAAGGCTGAAAATGTAAGTGAAGCGGTCAATATGGTTGACCTCAGCCGCAGCGCTTTTTATAAATACAGGGACCGGGTATTTCCATTTCATACAATGGTGAAAGAGCAAATCATTTCATTGTTTTTCCACCTTGAAGACCGGTCCGGTACACTTTCCCACTTGCTTGGGATCGTAGCGGGCGCGGGTGGAAATGTTCTGACGATTCATCAGACGATTCCGCTGCAGGGGCGTGCCAATGTGACGCTTTCCCTTGACACATCAGGTTTAAAAATTGAAATTGATGAGCTGATCAATCGGCTCAGAAAAATGGAGTTTGTTGAACAGGTCGATATTCTGGGGACAGGTGCTTGA
- the obgE gene encoding GTPase ObgE has translation MFVDQVKVYVKGGDGGNGMVAFRREKYVPKGGPAGGDGGNGADVVFEVDEGLRTLMDFRYQRHFKAKRGENGMSKKQHGKNAAPMVISVPPGTIVTDDDTGDTIADLVKHGQQAVIAKGGRGGRGNTRFATPANPAPEIAENGEPGQERNIRMELKLLADAGLVGYPSVGKSTLLSVLTSAKPKIAEYHFTTLKPNLGVVETEDNRSFVIADLPGLIEGAHEGVGLGHQFLRHIERTRVIIHVIDMSGTEDRDPYEDFLTINDELKEYNLRLTERPQIVAANKMDLPSSKENLEVFKAKAGEDIPVYPISAVTREGLRDMLFKVADLLETTPEFPLIEPEAEEEERVLYKFEKEEQPFSVTRESDGTFVVSGEKIEKLFKMTNFNHEESIRRFSRQMRSMGIDDELRRRGAEDGDTVRILEYEFEFVD, from the coding sequence ATGTTTGTCGATCAGGTTAAAGTATATGTGAAAGGCGGCGATGGCGGCAACGGCATGGTTGCTTTCCGGCGGGAAAAATATGTGCCGAAAGGCGGCCCGGCGGGCGGCGATGGCGGTAATGGTGCAGACGTCGTTTTTGAAGTGGATGAAGGATTGAGGACGTTGATGGATTTCCGCTATCAGCGCCATTTCAAGGCCAAACGCGGGGAAAATGGCATGTCAAAGAAACAGCATGGCAAAAATGCTGCCCCGATGGTAATCAGTGTGCCTCCGGGCACGATTGTGACTGATGATGATACTGGTGACACGATTGCTGATCTTGTCAAACATGGACAGCAGGCTGTCATTGCAAAAGGCGGACGCGGCGGAAGGGGAAATACCCGATTTGCGACGCCGGCAAATCCGGCGCCTGAGATTGCCGAAAACGGCGAACCGGGCCAGGAACGCAACATCCGGATGGAATTAAAGCTGCTTGCGGATGCAGGCCTTGTCGGATATCCGAGTGTGGGGAAATCCACTCTGCTGTCTGTTTTGACATCTGCCAAGCCGAAGATCGCCGAGTACCATTTCACCACCCTTAAACCGAATCTCGGTGTGGTTGAAACAGAAGATAACCGGAGCTTTGTCATCGCTGACTTGCCGGGCCTTATTGAAGGCGCCCATGAAGGTGTTGGGCTCGGCCACCAGTTTCTCCGCCACATTGAACGGACTCGGGTCATTATTCATGTCATTGATATGTCGGGAACCGAAGACCGGGATCCTTACGAAGATTTCCTTACCATAAACGACGAGTTGAAAGAATATAATTTGAGGCTTACGGAACGGCCGCAGATCGTAGCAGCCAACAAGATGGATCTTCCGTCTTCAAAGGAGAATCTTGAAGTATTCAAGGCTAAAGCCGGTGAAGATATCCCGGTTTATCCAATATCGGCTGTGACACGCGAAGGCTTGCGGGACATGTTGTTCAAAGTGGCCGACCTTCTTGAAACGACACCAGAGTTCCCGCTGATCGAGCCGGAGGCGGAAGAAGAGGAACGGGTGCTGTACAAGTTTGAAAAAGAAGAACAGCCATTTTCCGTGACCCGTGAAAGTGACGGCACGTTCGTCGTTTCAGGGGAGAAAATCGAAAAGCTGTTCAAAATGACAAACTTCAATCATGAGGAATCCATCCGCCGTTTTTCAAGGCAAATGCGGAGCATGGGAATTGATGATGAACTCCGGCGCCGCGGTGCCGAGGACGGAGATACAGTTCGCATCCTGGAATATGAATTTGAATTTGTCGATTAA
- a CDS encoding Spo0B C-terminal domain-containing protein, with the protein MKNNWKTVDVLRYARHDWLNKIQLIKGNLALDRIDRVNEIVEEIIIGAQNESKLTNLQIPSTAEWVLTYNWTSSPLFLEFEVSADEANISACDATLVQWLREFTTELQKLVDKGYEQHLMLTFQLMGGDPRMAIDFTGGLIDAGPLREWCHEHTETPCFDFREASFTSEEVTGILEFRQD; encoded by the coding sequence ATGAAAAACAATTGGAAAACAGTCGATGTGCTCCGTTATGCACGCCATGACTGGCTGAATAAAATCCAGCTGATCAAAGGGAATCTGGCTTTGGATCGGATTGACCGGGTAAACGAAATTGTGGAAGAAATTATCATCGGGGCGCAAAACGAGTCGAAGTTGACGAATTTACAGATTCCTTCTACTGCAGAATGGGTATTGACGTATAACTGGACCTCTTCACCGCTTTTTCTTGAATTTGAAGTATCAGCTGACGAAGCGAATATATCCGCCTGTGATGCCACCCTTGTCCAATGGCTCCGGGAATTCACAACAGAGCTGCAAAAGCTGGTGGATAAAGGATATGAACAGCATTTGATGCTGACGTTCCAGCTTATGGGCGGTGATCCGAGGATGGCAATCGATTTCACCGGCGGTCTGATTGATGCTGGCCCGCTCCGTGAGTGGTGCCATGAACATACGGAAACACCCTGCTTTGATTTCCGTGAAGCTAGTTTCACAAGTGAAGAAGTGACAGGGATTTTGGAATTCAGGCAGGATTGA
- the rpmA gene encoding 50S ribosomal protein L27, with protein MLKLNLQFFASKKGVGSTKNGRDSISKRLGAKRADGQFVSGGSILYRQRGTKVYPGENVGRGGDDTLFAKVDGVVKFERMGRNRKRVSVYPEANEA; from the coding sequence ATGCTTAAACTGAATCTTCAGTTCTTCGCTTCCAAAAAAGGTGTAGGTTCAACAAAGAACGGACGTGACTCCATCTCCAAGCGCCTTGGCGCCAAGCGTGCAGACGGACAGTTCGTATCCGGAGGTTCCATCCTTTACCGCCAGCGCGGTACAAAGGTGTATCCTGGTGAAAACGTAGGACGCGGCGGAGATGACACTCTATTCGCTAAAGTTGACGGCGTCGTTAAATTTGAGCGTATGGGCCGCAACCGCAAGCGTGTAAGTGTATACCCGGAAGCAAATGAAGCGTAA
- a CDS encoding ribosomal-processing cysteine protease Prp has protein sequence MIKVEVSRNDNGTISSFEMSGHAESGPYGHDLVCAGASAVSFGALNAVMSLLDVDLEVSQGEDGGFLRCVVPETDKDTDEKVQLLLEGMLVSLQTIENDYGKYITIKDRRR, from the coding sequence ATGATAAAAGTTGAAGTCAGCCGGAACGATAACGGCACGATCTCGTCTTTTGAGATGAGCGGGCATGCCGAAAGCGGCCCGTATGGACATGATCTCGTTTGTGCAGGTGCATCTGCGGTTTCGTTCGGTGCCCTGAATGCTGTCATGTCCCTTCTGGATGTGGATCTGGAAGTGAGCCAGGGGGAAGACGGCGGCTTTCTCCGCTGTGTTGTCCCAGAGACAGACAAAGACACAGATGAGAAGGTACAGCTGCTCCTTGAGGGCATGCTCGTATCGCTGCAGACGATTGAAAATGATTATGGGAAATATATTACAATTAAAGATCGCAGGAGGTGA
- the rplU gene encoding 50S ribosomal protein L21: protein MYAIIETGGKQVRVEEGQEVYVEKLDVNEGETVTFDRVLMVGGDDVKVGSPVVDGATVTAKVEKHGRAKKLTVFKYKPKKNYRRKQGHRQPYTKVVIDKING, encoded by the coding sequence ATGTACGCAATTATTGAAACAGGCGGAAAACAAGTTCGTGTTGAAGAAGGCCAGGAAGTTTACGTTGAGAAATTGGACGTGAATGAAGGCGAAACAGTGACGTTCGACCGCGTACTGATGGTTGGAGGCGACGACGTTAAAGTCGGCAGCCCGGTTGTTGACGGTGCTACTGTTACAGCGAAAGTTGAAAAGCACGGCCGTGCGAAGAAGCTCACTGTATTCAAGTACAAGCCGAAGAAGAACTATCGCCGCAAGCAGGGCCATCGCCAGCCGTACACTAAAGTTGTCATTGACAAAATCAACGGTTAA
- a CDS encoding Rne/Rng family ribonuclease, which translates to MRHLILNMAGTEKRMAVLEGSRLAEVVIRHPGKTSILGNIYKGRVIDVLPGMQACFVDIGIGKNGYLHRDQLLSFKHNKKAEGEKDSLSISQLVKQGEELIVQVVKEPTGDKGPKLTNIVEVPGRGLVYLPDGNYVAVSKRAADSEREKMKSTARLLTENREGLIVRTAGLSWELGEMKEELRYLRRRWREMTSTYSGRSAPILIYEENDFIEQIMTDAGLENIRLITADDSLVCNKLKERLSGYSAAAAEVEFYRGERGIFSAFGLEQQIEKALQQKVWLKSGGYLVVETTEAMTVIDVNTGKFTGRRVLSETVYKTNMEAATEIAKQVRLRNLSGILLIDFIDMKKDTDRKAVLKELQQAFSSDKQRTDIKGFTRLGLVEMTRKKTRQSLLEQMTDPCPSCSGTGRVRSSWEVLYMLERELLDYSRDDAEAAWVEASADVAGLLRTDKERFDNIANKKLFITISDAVRPFAVIRRLGMIAEIKESIAKR; encoded by the coding sequence ATGAGACATCTAATTTTGAATATGGCGGGCACGGAAAAACGGATGGCTGTTCTTGAAGGCAGCCGGTTGGCAGAAGTTGTGATCCGCCATCCAGGGAAAACCAGCATACTCGGCAATATATATAAAGGAAGGGTCATTGATGTTCTGCCCGGAATGCAGGCCTGTTTTGTCGACATTGGAATCGGAAAAAACGGATATTTGCATCGTGATCAGCTGCTTTCTTTTAAACATAACAAGAAGGCAGAAGGCGAAAAGGACAGCCTTTCCATTTCGCAGCTTGTGAAACAGGGCGAAGAGCTCATTGTCCAGGTGGTAAAAGAACCGACCGGTGACAAAGGGCCGAAGCTGACCAATATTGTGGAAGTGCCGGGCCGTGGACTTGTATATTTGCCGGACGGGAACTATGTTGCCGTTTCAAAACGGGCTGCTGATTCCGAACGGGAAAAAATGAAATCAACAGCCCGCCTGCTGACTGAAAACCGTGAAGGATTGATTGTGCGGACGGCGGGCCTCAGCTGGGAACTAGGCGAGATGAAAGAGGAACTCCGCTATCTCAGAAGGCGATGGCGGGAAATGACCAGCACATACTCCGGCCGTTCAGCCCCCATATTGATCTATGAAGAAAATGACTTCATCGAACAGATCATGACGGATGCCGGCCTTGAAAATATCAGGCTTATCACTGCCGATGACAGCTTGGTCTGCAATAAGTTGAAAGAAAGACTGTCAGGTTATTCCGCTGCTGCAGCTGAAGTCGAGTTCTATAGAGGGGAAAGAGGCATATTTTCGGCATTCGGGCTTGAGCAGCAGATTGAAAAAGCGCTCCAGCAAAAAGTCTGGCTGAAAAGCGGCGGTTATCTCGTCGTTGAAACGACTGAGGCAATGACGGTCATTGATGTGAACACCGGGAAATTCACAGGCCGGCGCGTCCTTTCCGAAACGGTGTACAAAACGAATATGGAGGCGGCAACCGAAATTGCAAAGCAAGTACGGCTAAGAAATTTATCAGGTATTTTGCTGATTGATTTCATTGACATGAAAAAAGACACAGACCGCAAAGCTGTACTGAAAGAGTTGCAGCAGGCTTTTTCATCTGACAAACAGCGGACCGACATAAAAGGATTTACGAGACTCGGCCTTGTGGAAATGACGAGGAAAAAAACAAGGCAAAGCCTGTTGGAACAGATGACAGACCCCTGCCCGTCATGCAGCGGAACCGGCCGGGTCCGGTCAAGCTGGGAAGTGCTGTACATGCTTGAAAGGGAACTGCTTGATTACAGCCGTGACGATGCGGAAGCCGCCTGGGTGGAGGCGTCGGCTGATGTTGCCGGACTGCTTCGTACCGATAAAGAAAGATTCGATAATATAGCAAATAAAAAGCTGTTTATCACCATCTCGGATGCTGTCCGGCCGTTTGCGGTCATCCGCCGTCTTGGAATGATTGCGGAGATAAAAGAAAGCATTGCGAAACGCTGA
- a CDS encoding M50 family metallopeptidase: protein MNDLFGKIHIHPLFWLVLGLGIASGRFTEVVLLFAVVFWHEIGHAAAAAYYKWRITSVMLLPFGGVAKVEEYGNRPAAEEAAVILAGPIQHLFIAVLAISLSMNGLLAPDLFRRLMEYNLTILLFNLLPVWPLDGGKLLFLLLSVRLPFKKAHAVMLLVSLGLLIICSAAVFFVIPYQLNLWLVFSFILFSLRQEWKQRGYLLIRFLLERYSRPSITAGKPVVDYSVRGDEQVTGLFPLFYRTKKHSFHQEGVPEKNAEEQLVLQAYFKEKRTSCTIGELFD, encoded by the coding sequence TTGAATGACCTATTCGGCAAAATCCATATTCATCCGCTTTTTTGGCTGGTACTCGGACTCGGAATCGCTTCCGGCCGTTTTACAGAAGTCGTTTTATTGTTCGCGGTCGTCTTCTGGCATGAAATTGGCCACGCTGCTGCGGCTGCATATTACAAGTGGCGGATCACCTCTGTCATGCTGCTGCCGTTCGGAGGGGTGGCGAAGGTGGAAGAATACGGAAACAGGCCGGCTGCAGAGGAGGCTGCTGTTATCCTTGCCGGTCCAATCCAGCACCTATTTATTGCGGTCCTCGCCATTAGCTTAAGCATGAATGGTTTGCTTGCTCCTGACTTGTTCCGCCGCTTGATGGAATATAATTTGACTATCCTTCTGTTCAATCTCCTCCCGGTCTGGCCGCTGGACGGAGGAAAACTGCTGTTTCTCCTGCTCTCCGTGCGTCTTCCCTTTAAAAAAGCCCATGCTGTTATGCTGCTTGTTTCCCTGGGGTTGCTGATCATATGCTCGGCTGCTGTTTTTTTTGTGATCCCTTACCAGCTTAATTTGTGGCTTGTATTTTCATTCATCCTTTTTTCTCTCCGGCAGGAGTGGAAGCAGCGGGGGTACCTCCTGATCAGGTTCCTGCTTGAACGGTATTCAAGGCCTTCCATTACTGCCGGAAAACCGGTCGTCGATTATTCTGTCCGCGGAGATGAACAAGTGACCGGCCTGTTTCCGCTTTTTTACCGAACCAAAAAGCATTCTTTCCACCAGGAAGGCGTGCCGGAAAAGAATGCCGAAGAACAGCTTGTCCTTCAGGCATATTTCAAAGAGAAGCGGACCTCCTGTACAATCGGGGAGCTTTTCGATTAG
- a CDS encoding M23 family metallopeptidase, whose translation MKNRVTEARKRIEKRRQASKGRVVKQEGRPGRYVKLPGVEERHGLAPLSSQEFQKTGSKGHPLFNREWLIFRILTASALFLSAGILFKDTTPALDEARSAVTSTFEQEFQFAAVSTWYKDTFGTPVALLPEKEAEREGTPAGDKLESSYDYAVPVIGGKVTESFEKNGEGIHLETGGNSAVEAVKEGIVIFAGQKEEFGNTVIIQHADGTKTWETWYGNLEDIDVRLYDFIETKTRIGTVKQGDSGAGSFYFAIKQDGDFIDPLKVFPFE comes from the coding sequence ATGAAAAATCGAGTGACAGAAGCGCGCAAACGAATTGAAAAGCGCCGGCAGGCCAGTAAGGGCAGGGTTGTGAAACAAGAGGGCAGACCGGGCCGCTACGTGAAGCTGCCGGGAGTGGAGGAGAGGCATGGACTGGCGCCGCTCAGTTCCCAGGAATTTCAGAAAACAGGCAGCAAAGGGCATCCTCTTTTCAACAGGGAGTGGCTTATATTCAGGATTCTGACCGCCTCCGCCTTGTTTTTATCTGCCGGAATATTATTCAAGGATACGACTCCGGCTCTTGATGAAGCCCGTTCGGCTGTGACGAGCACGTTCGAGCAGGAGTTTCAGTTCGCTGCCGTTTCTACCTGGTATAAAGACACATTCGGCACACCGGTCGCTCTTCTTCCGGAAAAGGAGGCGGAACGTGAAGGGACTCCTGCCGGCGATAAACTGGAGAGTTCTTATGATTATGCGGTGCCGGTAATCGGTGGAAAAGTGACGGAAAGCTTTGAGAAAAACGGTGAAGGGATTCATCTTGAAACAGGCGGAAATTCGGCTGTTGAAGCTGTAAAAGAGGGAATTGTCATTTTTGCAGGCCAAAAAGAAGAGTTCGGAAATACGGTCATCATCCAGCATGCCGACGGCACGAAAACATGGGAAACGTGGTATGGAAATCTGGAAGATATAGATGTACGGCTATACGACTTCATTGAAACAAAAACAAGAATCGGAACAGTGAAACAGGGGGACAGCGGTGCGGGATCATTTTATTTTGCGATTAAGCAAGACGGTGACTTCATCGACCCTTTAAAGGTGTTCCCGTTTGAATGA
- the minD gene encoding septum site-determining protein MinD, which produces MGDAIVITSGKGGVGKTTTTANIGTALALTGKKVCLVDTDIGLRNLDVVMGLENRIIYDLVDAAEGRCRLQQALIKDKRFEHLYLLPAAQTKDKSAVTPGQMVEIINELKQDFDYILIDCPAGIEQGFKNAVAGADKAIVVTTPEVSSVRDADRIIGLLEQEDQIESPRLVVNRIRNHMMKSGDMLDVDEIVSVLAIDLLGIVADDDNVIKASNSGEPIALDPSTKASIAYRNIARRILGESVPLLSLEEEKGMFAKMKKFFGIR; this is translated from the coding sequence GTGGGAGATGCAATCGTCATCACATCTGGCAAAGGCGGGGTAGGTAAGACAACCACTACAGCGAATATCGGAACCGCTCTGGCCCTTACAGGAAAAAAAGTGTGCCTTGTTGACACGGATATCGGTCTACGGAATCTGGATGTCGTTATGGGGCTTGAAAACCGGATTATTTATGATCTTGTCGATGCTGCTGAAGGCCGGTGCCGGCTGCAGCAGGCCTTGATCAAAGATAAGCGGTTTGAACATTTATATTTGCTGCCGGCTGCCCAGACCAAAGATAAGTCGGCGGTGACACCTGGACAGATGGTAGAAATCATTAACGAGCTTAAGCAAGACTTCGATTATATTCTGATTGACTGTCCGGCCGGTATCGAGCAGGGCTTCAAAAATGCCGTCGCAGGTGCGGACAAGGCGATTGTCGTCACCACACCGGAAGTGTCATCCGTAAGAGACGCTGATCGTATCATCGGCCTTCTGGAACAGGAAGATCAAATCGAGTCGCCGCGCCTTGTTGTCAACAGGATCCGCAATCATATGATGAAAAGCGGCGATATGCTTGATGTCGATGAAATCGTTTCTGTCCTGGCTATCGACCTGCTTGGAATCGTCGCTGATGATGACAATGTCATCAAGGCTTCCAATAGCGGTGAACCGATCGCGCTTGATCCTTCAACGAAAGCGTCAATCGCCTACCGCAACATTGCTCGCCGGATACTCGGTGAATCAGTCCCGCTCCTCTCATTGGAAGAGGAAAAAGGAATGTTCGCAAAGATGAAGAAATTTTTCGGAATCCGTTAA
- the minC gene encoding septum site-determining protein MinC → MGHNQQYVAIKGTKKGLTLYIDDKCSFDELLKELDHKLSSNHHQDEERPLVIVRLEVGNRYLTKEQEEQIRELIRTKKNLVVEEINSSVMTKKEAREWKESQEVLSAAKIVRSGQVLEVKGDLLLIGDVNPGGTVKAAGNIFVLGALKGIAHAGCNGNEDAVVAASIMKPSQLRIADVISRSPDSKNEEDQLDMECAYIDENHQILIERLQYLTHIRPQLNRLK, encoded by the coding sequence ATGGGACACAATCAGCAATACGTGGCGATCAAAGGCACGAAAAAAGGCTTGACCCTGTACATCGATGACAAGTGTTCGTTTGATGAGCTCCTTAAGGAGCTTGACCATAAACTCTCTTCTAACCATCATCAAGATGAAGAACGCCCCCTGGTTATTGTCCGTCTGGAAGTGGGCAATCGCTATTTGACAAAGGAGCAGGAAGAGCAGATCCGTGAATTGATCCGCACCAAAAAGAATCTAGTCGTAGAAGAAATAAACTCCAGTGTCATGACCAAAAAAGAGGCGCGCGAATGGAAAGAAAGCCAGGAAGTGCTGTCCGCGGCCAAAATTGTCCGTTCAGGACAGGTTCTGGAGGTGAAAGGCGACCTGCTTTTAATCGGCGATGTCAATCCCGGCGGTACCGTCAAGGCTGCAGGCAACATTTTCGTGCTGGGGGCATTGAAAGGAATCGCTCATGCCGGCTGCAACGGAAACGAAGATGCCGTCGTCGCTGCTTCCATCATGAAACCATCACAGCTTAGAATCGCAGATGTGATTTCAAGGTCACCCGATTCGAAAAACGAAGAAGATCAACTCGATATGGAATGTGCCTATATAGATGAAAACCATCAAATCCTGATTGAGCGGCTTCAGTATTTGACCCATATCAGGCCGCAGTTAAACAGGTTGAAATAG
- the mreD gene encoding rod shape-determining protein MreD, with protein MTRAILPFVVLFILIAESIFADNMPPELFGLLYLPVPHFLFITILFIAIFYDPVYGIYYGMFTGLLYDLVYTDIIGIYMFTFAFFAYITVQLMKFLHASFFVVLLVGLGMVAALEFTVYGMYSLIGITHMLFETFLNNRLYPTLILNALFVLAVFFPFRKWFIDLRKANLQES; from the coding sequence ATGACCAGAGCCATCCTTCCTTTTGTTGTCCTGTTCATTTTGATCGCTGAAAGCATTTTTGCAGACAATATGCCGCCTGAGCTGTTCGGGCTGCTTTATTTGCCCGTACCCCACTTTTTATTTATTACCATCCTGTTCATCGCCATTTTTTATGATCCTGTATATGGAATTTATTACGGCATGTTCACAGGCTTGCTTTATGATCTGGTATACACTGATATTATTGGCATTTATATGTTCACGTTCGCTTTTTTTGCCTATATCACTGTCCAGCTGATGAAGTTTCTTCATGCCAGCTTTTTTGTCGTGCTGCTTGTCGGTCTCGGCATGGTGGCTGCACTGGAATTTACGGTTTATGGGATGTACAGTTTGATCGGCATTACCCATATGCTGTTTGAGACTTTCCTGAATAACAGGCTTTATCCGACGCTCATTTTGAATGCGCTATTCGTCCTGGCCGTCTTTTTTCCGTTCAGGAAATGGTTTATCGACCTGCGGAAAGCCAATCTGCAGGAAAGCTGA
- the mreC gene encoding rod shape-determining protein MreC: MPQFFFNKRLIVLLVSIIFLVALIGFSLNNRQQLSWPEQLVKDTTGWFQSVFHQPAQFVAGFFENVDEMKNLYSENARLKARLDEYVELSIEANELRDENGRLRNILDKKDDLSDMNPIQATVIARSPDRWNEMITVNKGAQHGVKQDMAVITPDGMLGRVKFTAQFTSSVKLLSGMDRTNRISAVVSGKEKVFGLIEGYDPDKQALLFKRIPFDVEVKKGEMVVTSGLGGVFPEGLVIGEIIEVQSDEYGLTQTALIKPAADFYDIDHVVIVERQAVSPEPELDQQKEDDEG; encoded by the coding sequence ATGCCACAATTCTTTTTCAATAAACGGCTTATCGTCCTGCTAGTAAGCATCATCTTTCTCGTGGCATTGATCGGTTTTTCCTTGAATAACCGCCAGCAGCTGTCCTGGCCGGAACAGTTAGTCAAAGATACGACCGGATGGTTTCAGTCGGTCTTTCACCAACCCGCTCAATTTGTAGCGGGTTTCTTTGAAAACGTAGATGAAATGAAGAATTTGTACAGCGAAAATGCGAGGCTCAAGGCCCGCCTTGACGAATATGTAGAGCTTTCAATCGAAGCTAACGAGCTTAGGGATGAAAACGGTCGGCTCCGGAACATCCTTGATAAAAAAGATGACTTATCGGATATGAATCCGATCCAGGCCACTGTCATTGCCCGCAGTCCGGATCGCTGGAATGAAATGATTACTGTCAATAAAGGAGCACAGCACGGTGTGAAACAGGATATGGCTGTCATCACACCGGACGGCATGCTTGGAAGGGTCAAATTCACTGCCCAGTTTACGTCGAGTGTCAAGCTGTTGAGCGGTATGGACCGGACAAACCGCATATCTGCGGTAGTCAGCGGCAAAGAAAAAGTGTTCGGCCTTATCGAAGGATATGACCCGGACAAGCAGGCATTGCTGTTTAAGCGTATCCCGTTTGATGTGGAAGTGAAAAAAGGGGAAATGGTTGTGACCTCCGGCCTTGGCGGTGTCTTTCCTGAAGGGCTCGTCATCGGGGAAATCATTGAGGTGCAGTCGGATGAATACGGATTGACCCAGACAGCGCTGATCAAGCCTGCCGCAGACTTTTATGATATTGACCATGTGGTGATCGTGGAACGGCAGGCTGTTTCTCCGGAACCTGAATTGGATCAGCAAAAGGAGGATGATGAGGGATGA
- a CDS encoding rod shape-determining protein encodes MLGFGGFSRDMGIDLGTANTLVYVKGKGVVVREPSVVALRTDTGSIEAVGNDAKNMIGRTPGNIVAVRPMKDGVIADFETTATMMKYFIKQAQKNRSGFARKPNVMVCVPSGITAVEKRAVEDATKQAGAKEAYTIEEPFAAAIGANLPVWEPTGSMVVDIGGGTTEVAIISLGGIVTSQSIRVAGDEMDEAIIQYIKKTYNLMIGERTAEALKLEIGSAGEPEGVEDMDIRGRDLLTGLPKTITVTAKEISGALKDTVEQIIEAVKNTLEKTPPELAADIMDRGIVLTGGGALLRNLDKVISDETKMPVLVAEDPLDCVAIGTGKALENLHLFKSKTGITSRSRKK; translated from the coding sequence ATGCTGGGTTTTGGTGGATTTTCTCGAGATATGGGAATAGACTTAGGGACTGCTAACACGCTTGTGTATGTTAAAGGAAAAGGTGTCGTTGTTCGGGAGCCCTCAGTCGTGGCATTGCGTACAGATACAGGTTCCATAGAAGCTGTTGGTAACGATGCGAAAAATATGATCGGCAGGACTCCGGGGAACATCGTGGCCGTACGCCCGATGAAAGACGGTGTCATTGCTGACTTTGAAACTACTGCAACGATGATGAAATATTTTATAAAGCAGGCACAGAAAAACCGGTCCGGTTTTGCCCGCAAACCGAATGTGATGGTCTGTGTGCCATCAGGAATCACCGCAGTTGAAAAACGGGCGGTTGAGGATGCGACAAAACAAGCCGGGGCTAAAGAGGCGTATACGATTGAAGAACCGTTTGCAGCGGCAATCGGAGCGAATTTGCCTGTATGGGAACCGACCGGAAGCATGGTTGTCGATATCGGCGGCGGTACGACAGAAGTGGCCATCATCTCACTTGGAGGCATTGTCACGAGCCAGTCCATCCGAGTGGCCGGCGATGAAATGGATGAAGCGATCATCCAGTATATCAAGAAGACGTACAATTTGATGATCGGTGAGCGCACAGCTGAAGCGCTCAAACTCGAAATCGGTTCAGCCGGAGAGCCGGAAGGCGTGGAAGACATGGATATCCGCGGCCGCGACCTCCTCACCGGGCTGCCGAAAACGATTACCGTCACCGCGAAGGAAATTTCAGGTGCACTGAAAGATACGGTTGAACAGATAATTGAAGCTGTTAAAAACACATTGGAAAAAACACCGCCAGAACTGGCAGCGGATATTATGGACCGCGGCATTGTTCTGACAGGCGGGGGTGCACTGCTCCGCAATTTGGACAAGGTAATCAGCGATGAAACGAAAATGCCGGTGCTTGTTGCCGAAGATCCACTCGATTGTGTTGCTATCGGAACAGGAAAAGCCCTTGAAAATCTTCATCTATTCAAATCAAAGACAGGTATCACTTCCAGGTCGAGAAAGAAATAA